The DNA region TGCCCTCTTCTCCCAGAAAAGGGACCTGCTGGGACTCTGCCAGGCTTCTTCTGGATTGGCTGGGACTTATTTcccaggaaggagaaggaagagacaaGAAGCTACCAAGAGAGACTCCAGGAGAAGCCAAGGGCTGGGTCTCAGGTACCCGTAATAGCAGACATCTGTGCtttattcgggggggggggcaaacagcCAGGGTGTGTGCATGGGGGGCTCATACAAGGAGACACCTCTCAGGTTTCATGGAAGGACCTAGGGAGCAGGTGCCCTTAGTGCTTACATAGTGACCTTTATAAACTCTGTCTCTATAccattatgaaaaataaaatccatCCTTGGGCCTCACATACCCTGATTGCACCATTGAAAAGTTCTCGAAGGCCTCACCGACCCCGGCAGGATGGCTGTGGGTTTCACTCGCCCTGGCTCCAGGGCTGGACTTTGGCCTGCTGGCTGGTCACCTATGGCCAGAAGGAAGGTAGAGCTGAAGCGgctccccctgcctgtccccctccccccaaggcctCTCTCATTCCCACCGGAAGTCTCGCCCCACGGCCTCATAGAAGCGGATGTTGTAGGGGCGGTAGAAgtcctgtagctgctccagcacATCTGGGTCAATCTGGACGTGAGGCCTGCCCTTGGACTTCCCCCAGGCAGGGGGCAGTGTGCCTCCCCCGGCCTTCTTCAAGCAGGGGAAGCCCTTGGTCTTGTTGAAGAAGAAGTGTTTCTCGGTGATGAGCCGTTTCAGGCCCAGAAAGTCCTGCACTCTGGCCATCTCCGCTGCAGGGTCCGTGATGAGCCGCTCTCCGCTGACGAAGTGGATCTGGGAGAGCGGGAAGTACTGGAGCCAGCTCTCCAGGTGCAGCGCATAGAGGCCAATGCGGATGGCACTCCAGGAAGTGTCCACAGGCCAAGGCTGCGGTTGCGGAAGGAGAGCCCCTCAAAGGTGGGGATGTCCGGCCTCTTGGAGAGGGTCTGGGTGTAGTCCGAGATGGCTCTGGTGACCGGATTCCTCACCACCACAATCAGCTTCGTGTTCTGGGACATGTTGAAGATCCGCTGGGGAGCCTCCCGGGTGATGTAGTAGCTGGGGGTCTTCTCCATGGTGATCTGGCTGTCCAGGGTGCGGGCATCAGGTGCCTGTAAAGGAAGGGCCCAAAGAGG from Thamnophis elegans isolate rThaEle1 chromosome 14, rThaEle1.pri, whole genome shotgun sequence includes:
- the LOC116517873 gene encoding LOW QUALITY PROTEIN: heparan sulfate glucosamine 3-O-sulfotransferase 2-like (The sequence of the model RefSeq protein was modified relative to this genomic sequence to represent the inferred CDS: inserted 3 bases in 3 codons) produces the protein MALGRRRRRLRRCRALLLGALLSLSGTCLCYSLLLLCCAPQPPPDARCPPALPAARKKLLQKWRACPAAPPSGRHPPAPSSRPAGDGGGGSSRAKAAVAKRLPHALIVGVKKGGTRAVLEFIRGHPGVRALGTEPHFFDRHYEXGLEWYRHLMPXTLDSQITMEKTPSYYITREAPQRIFNMSQNTKLIVVVRNPVTRAISDYTQTLSKRPDIPTFEGLSFRNRSLGLXDTSWSAIRIGLYALHLESWLQYFPLSQIHFVSGERLITDPAAEMARVQDFLGLKRLITEKHFFFNKTKGFPCLKKAGGGTLPPAWGKSKGRPHVQIDPDVLEQLQDFYRPYNIRFYEAVGRDFRWE